The DNA window TGCTTTGTGGAGCCTGGGAGAAGCCTGAGAACCAAGGCAGGTCCCCAGCCCAGCTTTTCACAAGCACTGGGTAACGCCTGGAAGATGTTTCCCTCAGGGTGGGCCATTGATGGCACCCCAGCATGCTTGGCATCACCTTTGCCTCGTGCTGATTGTTTCCGTGTCTCTTTTTGTAGGAGCTGAGAGATCTGGCATCCAAACACCCAAACCTGGTTCTTGTAAAGCTGGGTATGTGTGCTCTGCATCTGGGCTGGTAAATTTGTGACTGCCAGCCATGTGTGCCCcgttcctccttccttccctccctccctcccttcaggCTGTACATGGGGATCCAGTTCGTCAGAGCTGCTTCAAGTCCTGCTGCCAAAACCCCAGCTTCCTCAGACCTGTCTCAGCCTCAGTACCCCATTCCCTGGAGCCTCCTTGCTCCATGGTCACAGGACCAGAATGTTCTTGAGACCCAtcctgggcagctcctggctcctccAGCTGAGTAACCACATCTTTGCTGTGCCTTGATCCCAAGTCCTAGGCAagcccaggagggcagtggCTGTGGAAATGCTGTATGATCAGCCCAGAGTTTGAGCGGGAGCAGGAAGACCTTGCAGAGCCATCCCACAGCGCATTTCCCTTGGGGACTTGTCCCCCCAGAGAGTGCCCTGGGTTCTCCAAAAACGCTCAGACGCAGACTTTGGAGGCGGTGGCTGCTGGTAACTGAGGCAGCATGGGAGTCACAGCAGCGGTTTGCCCGCGCGTGTGCTTTTCCTGGTGGGAGCCTTCAGCCGGGGGCGGCGGAGGCGGTGCTGGGATGAGTTGGGAtgagctgggatgagctggaGCTGGTTTCACAGCACCATCTGGTGCCCGTGGATGGAAGGGCCGCGCCCGTCAGAACGCGCAGCTTTCCTCGgcatcctcccctccctcttctcctCAGCACCCCCGTGGCTCTCAGACTGTTCTCTCCCACCGCAGATGTCGAAAACCCGTCGGCTATCAGCGATGCGGCGAAGGTGGTGGAGGGGAAGCTGAACGGAATGGGGCTGAACCTGCTGATAAACAACGCTGGCATCTACAACCCCACAGCCTCGCTGCAGACGGTCGACGCGGAGGACATGGTCAGGACGTACAAGACCAATGCAGTGGGGCCAATGCTGATGGCCCAGGTACGGGTGGAGCTCTGGAGATGAAATTTGGCCCAACTTGAGGGTACCCCAGGCTGTCCATGGTCACAATGGAAATCTTGGAGGGCTTAGCCAAATTTCTCGAGGCTGTGCAAGGGAGGGCTGGGGTTGCTCTTCAAGCCTAAGCCTTCTGCAGCCTCTCTGAATTGTGCAAGTCTAattgggagcaggcagggccagTGCAGCAACACCTGGGCTCTCCTGACACCCTGCTCTTCTTCCTCACCCTCCCTGGGTTGCAGTTGCTGTTAGTGGGACTGGCTTGGAGCACGGGTAACCCACTAGGTTGTTTCTCCCCAGGccttcctgcctctgctgaagaaggctgcacaggacagcaaagaaaagggCCTGAGTTGCAGCAAGGCAGCCATCATCAACATCTCCACCATCTTGGGGTCCATCAAGAAAACGCCTGATTCCTTCTTCCACCCTGTCATCTCCTACCGCTGCAGCAAGGTATGGGGACTGGTGACCTGCCCCAGCTCTTGAGCTCCAAGGGGATCAGAGCTGCCCTTGCCAGGCCGGATCTCAGGGAAGCACCTGGGATTGAGAGATGGAGGGAGTTCCCAAGCTCCCAGGGCATCTCCATGCCCACCCAGGGGAGACACACACTGTCTCTTAAAGACCTGGCATGGCTTTTTCTCCCTCACCAAGAGGCAGCGATGGGAAGGGAACCTGGTTCATGGAGCTTGTTGCTGCCCATGGATGATGCTTCCTTCCTCACCCAGGCTGCCCTCAACATGCTGACCGTGTGCCAGGCTCTGACCTACAAGGAATCTGGGATCCTGTGCGTGGCACTGCACCCTGGCTGGGTGAAAACAGACATGGGCACCCAGGAGGTGAGTTCTGGCCAAGCAGGTCAACAGGGAACCCATGAGCGGCAACCAAGGCTACAAACCTGCACAGGAGGTGATCCTAGGTGGCCAAGATGGCTCTCTGGAAGGAGGATCCACATGAAAATAAACTGCCTCTTGGGCTCCAAGTTGCCCATGTATGTGTTAGGCCCCTGCAGAACATGTGGATAGTGTCTGGGAAGTAGCATCAGCACATACCAGGCTGCTTgttcagaggggaaaaggggctTTGGACAGCCTGGAAGATATGCAGAGAACCTGAATCCAACAGAgcaaggaggagaggagcaaCACCATCCCATCCTCTGCCCCATTCCTTGAAGAACTGCAGGTCCTTGAGGTTTCCACTGATCCTACAGGATCCATGTTTTATAGTGTGGGTGGTCCGTGCAGCACTGGAATTTTGAGAAGGCTGCACAAAGCATCTCATTTGCAGCAGGGATCTCTTCCTGTTTGGTTAAACCTGTGGCTGGCTTCCCAGCCCAAGACACCTCCATCCAAGCCAACAGTGCAGATAGGCAACCATCCTCCCACACAGTGGACttgtcccagctcctgtggcTCTCTGCTCACTCTGGGTGGAAGGAGCCTTGCTGTCACTGCACATGAGCCGagtgggtgctgctggatggCTGGAATGACGGTGGTGTCTCGTTTTGCCCTTTCCAGGCTGACCTGACTGTGGACACAAGTGTGAGGGGGTTGTTGTCTGTGCTGCCAATCCTTTCCGAGAAACACAGTGGGACTCTGCTCAACTGGGAAGGTAAAGCTATCCCCTGGTGACTGCTCTGTCCCTGCGAGGGGCTCCATGGTGCCACAGGACTCCCTGAGTGCAGCGGTGCACCAGGGTGCTCAGCTCTCTGTGGTCTGCAAGGGACCTAATTGGGACTCCAGTGGGTGGGCAGGATGTGATCCCTGCCTTCAGCTTGCTAATAAATAAAGTCAATTAGTACCTGTgccttctcccagctgcagtgTCTCCACTCGGACTGTCTTGCTCCTGCAAAAAAATGCACCTGGCATTAATGGCTGcactcgatgatcttggaggtgtttttccaaacaaaatgaTCCTGTGATCTGAGCAGTCTGCCTGCCTTGgcttcagctgctctgagctgaaGTGATGTCCCAGGGCACATGTAACTCACCCAAAGCTCTGCTGTCCTCCTGCTGGActgcctggctgcagggtgTGCCCAGGTCTGCCTGGTCTCTGCTGTCCTTCCACCAAAGCATGGTGTATTTGCCATAGTTTTCTTTGTCCTGGACATGGTGTCTTTGGGAGCAGCTTCATGGTTGGAATGGGAATACCAGGCGCTACTGTCCAGTTCTGCCATCGCAGACAGACAGCTCTGCCCATAGTGGTGCCCCAACTGGGCATGGTACCCCTGGGTGGGGGAAATCTGGTCACATGGAAGCATGGAAACAGCACTTCTGTGGGATGGAGAAGCTGAGAACCTTAATAAGGTGGGCTGGGAAACCCTGGACTGCATTAATTTGACCAGGAAATGGTAACAGCCCCAAAGAAGTGGATTTTGGGGGTGGTATTGGGGTTTCTCAGGAGGGTTTTGCCCCTTCTGGAAAGAGCTTCTCTTAAAAGAGCATGGCCAAAAGGAGCCAGGACTCCTGCAAAACCAAGCCTGGTCTCAGGCAGAGCAACCTGGCCTGCAGGACAGGCAaccccctgctccttccccctgccaccaccttttctttctcatccaGAGGACCAGCTGAAGCACCTGGGTCCCTCTGGGTACAGCTTTGCTGTACCTCCTCCTGGAGTGGGAGCTTGCCTGCCACCACGAGCATTCCTGGGAATCTTGAGGCCAGGCCCcacctggctgtgccagaggagcagTGTTCCCCATGCCCAGGCTGACACGCTCTTTTCCAAGCCTGTGCTGTGCCTTCCAAGGCCCTCAGGAGCCAGCAC is part of the Hirundo rustica isolate bHirRus1 chromosome 11, bHirRus1.pri.v3, whole genome shotgun sequence genome and encodes:
- the LOC120758001 gene encoding C-signal-like translates to MAAARTVLLTGSNRGIGLELVKQLLGSPRPPAWIFATCRDPEGPRAQELRDLASKHPNLVLVKLDVENPSAISDAAKVVEGKLNGMGLNLLINNAGIYNPTASLQTVDAEDMVRTYKTNAVGPMLMAQAFLPLLKKAAQDSKEKGLSCSKAAIINISTILGSIKKTPDSFFHPVISYRCSKAALNMLTVCQALTYKESGILCVALHPGWVKTDMGTQEADLTVDTSVRGLLSVLPILSEKHSGTLLNWEGKAIPW